The DNA region AACCAGCACGGATCGTCGTGCTCGACATCGGCGACAGGGACGGCCGCGCCCCGATGGTCGGCGACGAGCGCGTCGTAGTCGGCACCGAAATCCGCGCCGCCGATCTCGACGACGCGGTCCAGGTCTGGGCAGGCCTCGCGCACGGCGGCGGCGTGGTCCGGAAACCCCGCGCCGCAGATCAGCGTGGAGGCGCCGCTGGCGCGCGCGAGGTAGGCGATCTCCGCGGGCGTCTGCCGGAAATTGGCCGGCACCCAGACGGCCCCGAGCCGGAAGCAGACGAACATCGACTCGAACAGCTGGTTGCTGTTGCGCGCCTGGACCAGCACGCGGTCACCCTTGGTCACGCCGCGGGCGGCGAGCGCCGCCGCCATGGCGTCGACCCGGGCGTCGATCTCGGCCCAGCTCCAGCGCCGCTCGCCCCAGGCGAGCCCCACCGCGTCCGGAAACCGGCGCGCGGTCCGGCGCAGGAAGTGCGCGAGATTCATCACCCGCCGGGAGCACGGCGCGACCCCGCCGAGCGGCGCCCCCGCGGCGCCCATCAGGTGAGCTTCCCGCAGGCCTTCTCGAGCAGGGACCAGCCCTCGTCGCCGTACCGGCCCTTCCACTCGGCGTAGAAGCCGGCCTTGCGCAGCTTCTCGCGGAAGGGCTCGGGGTCGGGCTTGTTGAAGACCATGCCGTTCTTCGAGAGCTCCGCCTGCAGGTTGGCGTTGAGCTGCGCGACGTCGGCCCGCTCCTTCATGCCGGCAGCGTTGATGTGGCGGGCCACCGTCTCGCGCAGATCCGCGGGCAGGCGCTCCCAGGCGCGGCGGTTCGCCAGGAACCAGTACCCGTCCCACATGTGGTTGGTGAGCGAGCAGTACTTCTGCACCTCGTAGAACTTCGTGGTGGAGATGACCGCGAGCGGGTTCTCCTGGCCCTCGACGATCTTGGTCTGCAGGGCCGAGTAGGTCTCGTTGAGGTTGATCGAGGCCGGAGCCGCGTCGAAGGCCTTGAACATCGAGGTCCAGAGCGGCGAGACCGGGACGCGGATCCGGAAACCCTTGAAGTCGTCGGGGGTGGCGATCGGCCGGGTCGACGAGGTGGTCTGGCGGTAGCCGTTGTCCCAGATCTTCTCCATGGCGACGAGACCGGCCTTGGCGATCTGCTGGCGGACCCAGGCGCCGAGCTCGCCGTCCATGGCCGGCCAGACGGCGTCGTAGCTCGGGAAGGCGTAGCCGATGCCGTTGATCGACGCGTTCGGGAC from Methylobacterium sp. NMS14P includes:
- a CDS encoding TRAP transporter substrate-binding protein is translated as MSPYRTPLSRRRFLATGSTALIAGTVAAPHVARAQKADFTYKYANNLPDTHPMNIRAREMAEALRTETGGRFDLKIFPTSQLGSDTDTLSQLRSGSVEFFTMSPLILSTLVPNASINGIGYAFPSYDAVWPAMDGELGAWVRQQIAKAGLVAMEKIWDNGYRQTTSSTRPIATPDDFKGFRIRVPVSPLWTSMFKAFDAAPASINLNETYSALQTKIVEGQENPLAVISTTKFYEVQKYCSLTNHMWDGYWFLANRRAWERLPADLRETVARHINAAGMKERADVAQLNANLQAELSKNGMVFNKPDPEPFREKLRKAGFYAEWKGRYGDEGWSLLEKACGKLT